The window AGGGACAGGCCCCAAAAAGAACCCCTGGCCAAAGGGTCCTGGTAGGGACTGCGGTTCCCCTGGAAGTGATCGAGGAGAATCAGGCCATCCGCTCCCGGAGATACCTGAGCGGCAACCTTGTCCAGAATATCGAAAAGGCTTTCTCCAATTTCGTATGACTCTCGGCATTCCTGTGCCGCAAAATTGTCTCCAAACCACTTAATCAAGGATCCGGTTGAACTTTGTCCTCCTTCGAGAATCCACAGGCCCGGAAGAACGGCATTATAATAAGGACCCCAGATGCCCGGACTGAATATCGGTTGACTAGATAAAGCCATATGACAGGTGGATGAACCGATGACCAAGGCCAGGCGCTGGGGATGAACGACATCTAGGCCAACCATGGCCGCATAAGCATCGATTCCCCCCTGGATCACCGGAATTCCTGGAATTAGGCCCAGTTCATACGCCGAGCGCTTGGTCAGTTCGCCAACCTTCTGTCCGACCGGCACCAGTTCCCGGGGCCACTTACTCAGCACCTCTTCAAAATTCAGATCCCGCAACAACAAATCCGGCCAACCTCCTTCAGTGAGGCAGTAATTCCATTTACAAATGGCATTGTTGAGCGAGGTCACCCATCGGTCGGTGAGCTTGAACACCACCCAGTTCTGGCACTCAACCAGATAGTCTGAATTCGCGAAAACGTCAGGAACGTTCTCTTTGAGCCAAAGAGCCTTAGGGATCATCCATTCCGGGGATTCATTCCCACCGGCGTATTTAAGGATATGGTTCTGGGTGGCGTTGATCCGTTCCGCTTGCTCGTATGCCCGGACATCCATCCACAGGATGGCCCGATACTTGGGATTGCCAAAGCGGTCAACAGGCAACACTGTACAGGAACTGGCGCTGATACTGAGGGCGGCGATATCCTCCGGTTTGATCTCT is drawn from Atribacteraceae bacterium and contains these coding sequences:
- a CDS encoding FGGY-family carbohydrate kinase, whose amino-acid sequence is MPESKPPYFLGIDVGTQGLRSGIFDMRGNIVALSFYSYPEYHPRPGWAEQDPADWWKAAQDTVRRCVFEGEIKPEDIAALSISASSCTVLPVDRFGNPKYRAILWMDVRAYEQAERINATQNHILKYAGGNESPEWMIPKALWLKENVPDVFANSDYLVECQNWVVFKLTDRWVTSLNNAICKWNYCLTEGGWPDLLLRDLNFEEVLSKWPRELVPVGQKVGELTKRSAYELGLIPGIPVIQGGIDAYAAMVGLDVVHPQRLALVIGSSTCHMALSSQPIFSPGIWGPYYNAVLPGLWILEGGQSSTGSLIKWFGDNFAAQECRESYEIGESLFDILDKVAAQVSPGADGLILLDHFQGNRSPYQDPLARGSFWGLSLSHTKAHILRAIYEGTAYGTFHILKTLAKDGFEVQEMYASGGGARSKLWLQIHADVTNIPINLTTVEEASTLGTAIYAAVGSGFYDTIPDATLRMVQISGQVYPNKANHELYRFFYDKYIRSYFALKELMHEVSSELGHGAGRGF